The following proteins are co-located in the Paenibacillus sp. JNUCC32 genome:
- the fdrA gene encoding acyl-CoA synthetase FdrA — MSTKVVIKKNTYFDSVSLMSLSTKANQLEGVDQAFIAMGTQMNKEVLANVGLMTPELEEAKGSDLMIVIKTVSEELLESAYQGVEALFNSKGSEAGNSELTFPTIDSAVRNLPSANLAVISVNGQFAAREARKALENDLHVMLFSDNVSVEEEIELKNIAHERGLLMMGPDCGTAIIGGVGLCFANQVRPGSIGIVGASGTGSQEVSVRVHDFGGGISQLIGTGGRDLSERVGGIMMLDGMRALNQDDATKVIVLVSKPPAKSVEEKVLAEIKNMSKPVVVCFIGGTEEAVVNAGGHFAKTTKEAALKAVILSGVDESTIDKHPLNLPLIDEVKAKLKPEQKYIRGLFCGGTLCDESMYLAMEQYEDVYSNIPKDPKYRLQDIHVSQGHTFIDFGDDEFTNGKPHPMIDPSSRIARFKQEAKDPSVGVIVMDFVLGYGSHEDPVGVMLPAILEAKQAAEQEGRHLEIIGYVLGTDLDTPSVEEQLNKLVSAGVTYASSSTNTGLLARGFVEKGV; from the coding sequence ATGTCGACTAAAGTTGTGATTAAGAAGAATACGTACTTCGATTCCGTCTCGCTGATGTCGCTTTCAACGAAAGCGAATCAATTGGAGGGCGTGGATCAGGCGTTTATTGCAATGGGAACGCAGATGAACAAGGAAGTGCTCGCCAATGTCGGTCTGATGACCCCGGAGCTGGAGGAAGCCAAGGGCAGCGACCTGATGATTGTCATCAAAACGGTCTCTGAAGAGTTACTCGAAAGCGCTTACCAAGGCGTCGAAGCGTTGTTTAACAGCAAGGGGAGCGAGGCAGGGAACAGCGAGCTTACGTTCCCGACAATCGATTCGGCTGTAAGAAACCTGCCTTCGGCCAATCTGGCGGTCATCTCCGTCAATGGGCAGTTCGCGGCGAGGGAAGCCCGAAAGGCCCTGGAGAACGATCTCCACGTCATGCTGTTCAGCGATAACGTCAGCGTGGAAGAAGAGATCGAGCTTAAGAACATCGCGCATGAACGCGGTTTGCTCATGATGGGACCGGACTGCGGTACGGCGATCATCGGAGGCGTGGGGCTGTGCTTTGCCAATCAAGTGCGCCCAGGCAGCATCGGGATCGTTGGCGCATCCGGGACGGGAAGCCAGGAGGTCAGCGTTCGGGTTCATGATTTTGGCGGCGGAATCTCCCAGCTGATCGGCACGGGCGGACGCGATTTAAGCGAACGCGTTGGCGGCATTATGATGCTGGACGGCATGAGGGCGCTTAACCAAGACGATGCGACCAAGGTCATAGTCCTGGTCTCGAAGCCGCCAGCCAAGAGCGTGGAGGAGAAGGTGCTTGCCGAGATCAAGAACATGAGCAAGCCGGTCGTGGTGTGTTTTATCGGCGGAACGGAAGAAGCGGTGGTGAACGCCGGCGGGCATTTTGCCAAAACAACGAAAGAAGCGGCGCTGAAAGCCGTTATCCTGTCCGGCGTCGACGAGAGCACCATCGATAAGCATCCGCTGAACCTGCCTCTCATCGATGAGGTCAAGGCCAAGCTGAAGCCGGAGCAAAAGTATATCCGCGGATTGTTCTGCGGCGGAACCCTGTGCGACGAATCGATGTACCTGGCGATGGAGCAATACGAGGACGTATACAGCAACATTCCGAAGGATCCGAAGTATCGTCTGCAGGATATCCATGTGAGCCAGGGCCACACGTTCATCGATTTCGGGGATGACGAGTTCACCAACGGCAAGCCTCATCCGATGATCGATCCTTCTTCCCGGATCGCCAGATTCAAGCAGGAAGCCAAAGATCCGTCGGTCGGCGTCATCGTGATGGACTTTGTTCTTGGATACGGATCACACGAGGACCCGGTCGGGGTTATGCTTCCGGCGATCCTGGAGGCGAAGCAGGCGGCCGAGCAGGAAGGCAGGCATCTGGAGATCATCGGTTATGTATTGGGAACGGATCTGGATACGCCGTCCGTTGAAGAGCAGTTGAATAAACTGGTGTCTGCGGGTGTTACTTATGCCAGCAGCAGTACGAACACGGGGCTTCTCGCCAGAGGCTTCGTCGAGAAAGGAGTATGA
- a CDS encoding PucR family transcriptional regulator produces MLTIRDILQIKAIEGIKLVAGAAGIDHQISIVNIIENPDVFDWLASNELLLSTGYIFKDSEELQNRVIHELAANNCAGLCIKMKRYFDRIPQNMIDMADKYGLPLLELPFEYTLSKVIAIINEKTNADYDALNRRSLDLHNALFKIPLEGGGIEQISAELADIVHNPILILDRDWNLLCYTDHPDNQTPLHEFMSLQKNRPIFPSEFTEAIPTYVSEIKKSIQRDYDHKNQTFKCRIMPISVSSHVYGYIVIFQTVRKLTEVDNLALEHGSTILALDRMKAKELEEVKLKIRHDFFDDLLSGNITSTETLHSQSDLHGLNINYTYYCMVVHIEPTLLDNYKDIVYRKYELEHMVKKCVNLIHGLSSKANGELTCYYRSQQIIILVGKNEHKPPVTVHEAKAFANELVELLTREMKKTQFLIGIGSQYKTFSSLHRSFFEAQEAMRLMQRFKDIRIISHFEDYAVYHFLDSNIKPAEMEEFFHNTLGVIHHHDQTFSTSFISTLEYYFMHNQNVTEAAKAMFIHRNTFIYRIDKIKELLNSSLKNADELFQIQLALTLYRLLNKG; encoded by the coding sequence ATGCTAACCATCAGGGACATCCTTCAGATCAAAGCGATCGAGGGCATCAAGCTCGTTGCAGGCGCAGCAGGAATCGATCACCAAATATCCATTGTGAATATTATTGAGAACCCGGACGTATTCGATTGGCTGGCTTCGAACGAGCTGCTCTTATCCACGGGATATATTTTTAAAGACAGCGAAGAGCTGCAGAACCGGGTCATTCATGAACTGGCCGCAAACAATTGCGCGGGACTGTGCATCAAAATGAAACGCTATTTTGACCGAATTCCGCAAAACATGATCGATATGGCGGACAAGTATGGGCTTCCGCTGCTGGAGCTCCCTTTTGAATACACGCTGTCCAAGGTGATCGCGATCATTAATGAGAAGACCAATGCCGATTATGACGCGCTGAATCGCAGATCGCTGGATCTGCATAACGCGCTGTTCAAAATCCCGCTGGAAGGGGGCGGCATCGAACAAATTTCGGCGGAGCTAGCCGACATCGTCCATAATCCGATCCTGATTCTCGATCGGGATTGGAATCTGCTCTGTTATACGGATCATCCGGATAATCAGACGCCGCTGCATGAGTTCATGTCGCTCCAGAAGAACAGGCCCATCTTCCCGTCCGAGTTCACCGAGGCGATCCCGACCTACGTAAGCGAAATCAAGAAATCGATCCAGCGCGACTACGATCACAAGAATCAAACCTTCAAATGCCGCATCATGCCGATCTCGGTGTCCAGCCATGTGTACGGATATATCGTCATCTTCCAAACCGTCCGCAAGCTGACAGAGGTCGATAATTTGGCGTTAGAGCACGGCTCTACCATTCTGGCCCTCGATCGCATGAAGGCGAAAGAGCTGGAGGAAGTGAAGCTCAAGATCCGGCATGATTTCTTTGACGACCTGTTGTCCGGTAACATCACCTCGACCGAGACGCTGCATTCACAGTCGGATTTGCATGGGCTGAATATCAACTATACCTACTACTGCATGGTCGTCCATATCGAACCGACCCTGCTGGATAACTACAAGGACATCGTGTACCGCAAATACGAGCTGGAGCATATGGTGAAGAAGTGCGTCAATTTGATCCACGGCTTGTCCAGCAAAGCGAACGGAGAGCTTACCTGTTACTACCGAAGCCAGCAGATCATCATCCTGGTCGGGAAGAATGAGCATAAACCTCCGGTGACGGTCCATGAAGCAAAGGCCTTCGCCAATGAGCTGGTCGAGCTATTGACCCGAGAAATGAAGAAAACGCAGTTTCTAATCGGCATCGGCAGCCAGTATAAAACGTTCTCTTCCCTGCATCGAAGCTTCTTCGAAGCCCAGGAAGCCATGCGATTGATGCAGCGATTCAAAGACATTCGCATCATCTCCCATTTTGAGGACTATGCCGTCTATCATTTTCTCGATTCCAACATCAAGCCTGCCGAGATGGAGGAGTTCTTCCACAATACGCTTGGCGTGATCCATCACCATGACCAAACGTTTAGCACGAGCTTCATCTCCACGCTGGAATACTATTTCATGCACAACCAGAACGTGACGGAAGCGGCCAAAGCGATGTTCATTCACCGCAACACCTTTATCTATCGCATCGACAAAATCAAAGAGCTGTTGAATTCCAGCCTAAAAAACGCAGACGAGTTATTCCAGATTCAATTGGCGCTCACGCTCTATCGGCTGCTGAATAAAGGATAA
- a CDS encoding WXG100 family type VII secretion target, with protein sequence MPRILVPPEVLIRVSEEAARAAEELETTKNRLDQQITYMMSSWEGTTRSRFFEDFQRAHGEMNKTIEHLRIIGQELKTIAFRFISADMHEDLIIAAAAASAANEPKTFWDHAGDFWQGLQTGAKSVANSVKDTATSLVEDPLGTAKDMAYNATIGTAEEIIDTAVWGGKMIFDADTQEKFAADVEASGGALNFAGQQAAMAIAGLATRRIGVKTHPHLKHDSGGDGGTGTGQEGTEQSPVPTKPGGGSNPNDFVNPHSEKHMFDPSKPSTPNRTQYGQNVDVEGLRQETMTNPDKAYSNWPNPNNPNTQRITKYYKEFDGNISTPDTVTGSHRVFENLDDPTRSSHFPYFPRK encoded by the coding sequence ATGCCTAGAATTCTTGTCCCGCCCGAGGTATTGATTCGGGTATCGGAGGAAGCCGCCAGGGCAGCGGAAGAACTGGAAACGACCAAGAATCGGCTGGACCAGCAGATTACATATATGATGTCATCGTGGGAAGGAACGACACGTTCGCGGTTTTTCGAAGATTTTCAGCGTGCCCACGGCGAAATGAATAAAACGATTGAACATCTTCGGATCATCGGCCAGGAATTGAAGACCATTGCTTTCCGGTTCATCTCAGCCGATATGCACGAAGATCTCATAATCGCGGCAGCTGCAGCGAGCGCTGCGAACGAGCCCAAAACGTTCTGGGACCATGCCGGGGACTTCTGGCAGGGGCTGCAGACCGGGGCGAAATCCGTAGCAAATTCGGTAAAGGATACGGCTACATCCTTGGTAGAAGACCCGCTTGGCACTGCCAAGGACATGGCCTATAATGCAACTATCGGGACGGCGGAAGAGATCATCGACACGGCGGTTTGGGGAGGCAAAATGATTTTTGATGCCGATACCCAGGAGAAATTCGCCGCAGATGTTGAGGCGTCGGGCGGTGCGTTAAATTTTGCCGGACAGCAAGCAGCCATGGCCATCGCCGGCCTGGCGACACGCCGGATCGGCGTGAAGACTCACCCGCATTTGAAGCATGATTCGGGTGGGGATGGGGGGACAGGGACAGGGCAGGAGGGAACGGAACAATCTCCAGTCCCAACAAAGCCCGGTGGAGGAAGTAATCCCAATGATTTTGTTAACCCGCACTCTGAAAAGCACATGTTTGATCCAAGCAAGCCCTCAACCCCTAATCGTACACAATATGGTCAAAATGTTGATGTAGAGGGACTAAGGCAAGAAACCATGACTAATCCTGATAAAGCATATTCAAACTGGCCGAATCCTAATAACCCTAACACTCAAAGAATAACTAAGTATTATAAAGAGTTTGACGGTAACATTAGTACACCTGACACGGTAACAGGAAGCCATAGAGTATTTGAAAACTTGGATGACCCTACGAGAAGTTCCCATTTTCCTTACTTTCCAAGAAAATAA
- a CDS encoding DUF2877 domain-containing protein produces the protein MVSEGGDKTGSFGKIAKTESVSIVSAAISCDAEFLQYMSRLKWEGYVHSIFDRTVNLHSRTNDELYTITNRQVDNAPNTLITDRDGFANQGLAVGDRVYVEHDRLYVGKAFVLTLRDVRVWRSKLPSYPDDEGNLRSNAAAAASFIEIYGKGGGIKRTSERANAMDQEMGRLLTERSNGLLRALSMGEASLASHYAIQLMGLGPGLTPSGDDFLVGLFAVINLADGPLQPFRPMCEQVAAASADRSNPISGMALKKAASGQVRESIGDFMHHMIHGSKTEVIRSLSRVLDIGSTSGTDIALGLVKGLKLSLDKKWEV, from the coding sequence ATGGTTAGTGAAGGAGGCGATAAAACGGGAAGTTTCGGGAAGATAGCGAAGACGGAGTCCGTTTCTATTGTAAGCGCCGCCATTTCGTGCGACGCGGAGTTTCTTCAATACATGAGCCGCTTGAAATGGGAGGGGTACGTACACAGTATTTTTGACCGAACGGTGAACCTGCATAGCCGGACGAACGATGAATTATACACGATTACCAATCGCCAGGTCGACAATGCTCCGAATACGCTGATCACGGATAGGGACGGCTTTGCCAATCAGGGGCTGGCCGTTGGAGACCGGGTTTATGTGGAGCACGATCGACTCTACGTCGGGAAGGCGTTTGTCCTTACGCTGCGGGACGTCCGCGTATGGAGGAGCAAGCTCCCGTCATATCCGGATGACGAGGGAAATCTAAGGAGCAATGCAGCTGCAGCGGCGTCATTTATTGAGATTTACGGTAAGGGCGGTGGGATAAAGCGAACGTCCGAAAGGGCGAATGCTATGGATCAGGAAATGGGGAGGCTGCTGACGGAGCGCTCCAATGGACTTCTTCGCGCACTATCCATGGGCGAAGCCAGCTTGGCATCTCATTATGCAATTCAACTAATGGGCTTGGGTCCGGGCCTGACTCCGTCGGGCGACGATTTCTTGGTAGGCTTGTTTGCCGTAATAAACCTGGCAGATGGTCCCCTGCAGCCGTTTCGTCCTATGTGCGAACAGGTTGCGGCAGCATCAGCCGACAGGAGCAACCCTATTAGCGGCATGGCTTTAAAGAAGGCTGCATCGGGCCAAGTAAGGGAATCCATCGGAGATTTCATGCACCACATGATCCATGGCAGTAAGACGGAAGTCATTCGCAGCCTATCCCGAGTCCTCGATATCGGTTCTACATCGGGAACGGATATCGCGCTGGGACTGGTGAAGGGCTTGAAGCTCAGCCTAGACAAGAAATGGGAGGTATAG
- a CDS encoding DNA polymerase III, producing MKDLLYHAYLSEGHEHHASIEEIISGGINFMTKSNNRYSNGGRVKLEITERFRPFNTPDWVNFSEAVGVDLVNRFTKSFCFPVFTDRILVFDGDISLSIYDQAFYEDLKDTDEEALNFDTGESIEHWINLYWRSLMTLEEYNATKPYSKPEVLVFDSIPKEIIQVCE from the coding sequence ATGAAGGACTTGTTGTATCATGCTTACTTATCTGAAGGTCATGAACACCATGCTTCTATTGAAGAGATTATATCAGGCGGCATAAACTTTATGACTAAATCAAACAACCGATATAGCAACGGTGGTAGGGTGAAACTTGAGATTACAGAACGGTTCAGACCTTTCAATACACCAGATTGGGTTAACTTCAGTGAAGCAGTCGGAGTAGATCTGGTTAATCGTTTTACTAAATCTTTTTGTTTCCCGGTGTTTACGGATAGGATCCTAGTCTTTGATGGAGATATTTCTCTTTCTATATATGACCAAGCATTTTATGAGGATTTGAAGGATACCGATGAAGAAGCACTGAATTTTGATACAGGTGAAAGTATTGAACATTGGATAAATTTGTATTGGAGGAGTCTGATGACACTTGAAGAATACAATGCGACGAAGCCATATTCCAAGCCGGAAGTATTAGTCTTTGACTCCATTCCTAAAGAGATTATTCAAGTATGTGAATAA
- a CDS encoding DUF1116 domain-containing protein, with amino-acid sequence MSRINELFNSDLHVINVGLEMFKDDILKQKGKVSHLEWKPPGGGKPELIALLDQLDQPDIREKIEAANQQAVERIINSQPVLIGFDQAINVVPGMTKKTILHAGPPITWERMSGPMKGAVTGALVFEGLAGNLDEAAELAASGEITFSPCHEHNCVGSMAGVTSASMFMHIVENRTYGNIAYTNLSEQLSKILRMGANDETVIARLNWMRDVLGPMLRDAMKFSENGIDLRLMLSQALHMGDECHNRNNAGTTLLIQALTPLILRTDFPTEQQIEVFDFVASSDYFSGPTWMALCKCALDAAHGIEYSTIVTTMARNGVEFGIRVSGMPGNTWFTGPAQKVVGPMFAGYKPEDAGLDIGDSAITETYGIGGFAMATAPAIVALVGGTVDEAMNYSVKMKEITTTENPNVTIPLLNFSGIPTGIDIRKVAQTGIMPVINTAIAHKDPGIGMIGAGITHPPADCFEQALLALSRRIRS; translated from the coding sequence ATGAGCAGAATCAACGAGCTGTTTAACAGCGATCTTCATGTAATCAACGTGGGTCTCGAAATGTTCAAGGACGATATCCTGAAGCAAAAGGGGAAGGTCTCCCACCTCGAATGGAAACCGCCGGGCGGCGGCAAGCCTGAACTGATCGCTCTGCTGGATCAGCTGGATCAGCCGGACATCCGGGAGAAGATCGAGGCGGCGAACCAGCAGGCCGTGGAGCGGATCATCAACTCCCAGCCGGTGCTGATCGGTTTTGATCAGGCGATCAACGTTGTCCCGGGCATGACCAAAAAGACGATCCTGCACGCAGGTCCGCCGATAACGTGGGAGCGAATGAGCGGTCCGATGAAGGGCGCGGTTACGGGCGCTTTGGTCTTCGAAGGCTTGGCCGGCAATCTGGACGAAGCGGCGGAGCTGGCAGCATCGGGCGAAATCACGTTCTCGCCATGCCATGAACATAACTGCGTGGGCTCGATGGCAGGGGTAACCTCGGCCTCCATGTTCATGCACATCGTGGAGAACCGGACCTACGGGAATATCGCTTATACGAACCTGAGCGAGCAGTTATCCAAAATCCTGCGGATGGGCGCCAACGACGAAACGGTCATCGCCCGCCTGAACTGGATGAGGGACGTGCTGGGCCCGATGCTCCGGGATGCGATGAAGTTCTCCGAGAACGGCATCGACCTTCGCCTTATGCTGTCGCAGGCGCTTCATATGGGGGATGAATGCCATAACCGCAACAATGCCGGCACAACGCTATTGATCCAAGCGTTGACGCCGCTGATTCTGCGGACGGACTTCCCTACCGAGCAGCAGATCGAGGTCTTCGACTTCGTGGCAAGCAGCGATTACTTCTCCGGCCCGACCTGGATGGCGCTCTGTAAATGCGCGCTGGACGCGGCCCATGGGATTGAATACAGCACCATCGTGACCACGATGGCCCGCAATGGCGTCGAATTCGGCATTCGCGTCAGCGGCATGCCGGGCAACACCTGGTTTACCGGACCGGCGCAAAAGGTGGTCGGACCGATGTTTGCCGGCTACAAGCCGGAGGATGCAGGCCTTGATATCGGCGACAGCGCGATCACGGAGACCTACGGAATCGGCGGATTCGCGATGGCAACCGCTCCGGCGATCGTGGCGCTGGTCGGCGGAACCGTGGATGAAGCCATGAATTATTCGGTCAAAATGAAGGAGATTACGACAACCGAGAATCCGAACGTCACGATTCCTTTGCTGAACTTCAGCGGCATTCCGACGGGCATCGATATTCGCAAAGTGGCGCAGACCGGCATCATGCCCGTCATTAACACCGCCATCGCGCATAAGGACCCGGGCATCGGAATGATTGGAGCGGGCATCACGCACCCGCCGGCGGACTGCTTTGAACAGGCGTTGCTGGCTCTAAGCCGGCGCATTCGGTCATAG
- a CDS encoding bacterio-opsin activator translates to MEKIAKHRIIGLDREMMSFTDWLADPRAQTSIFSISGIGGIGKTTLLLQMARTARQSSVRSLWLDGQGGLTTSGAFLASLEMSLATEYGRTRAPESALLPYIVNELQLQRTVLFIDNGEETEKLEGWLFSRFLPELKSARVLIVCASRNGLPLKWQTNPEWKSQIQRFPLRLFTREEVYDYLDGSGLSAEWQRAIAEKTEGHPLSLALTVDMLLSESVVQWDVWQEVPAVLSAEFLREAASPGVYRALTVLSLLPAADENMLNRMLDTPLEGADYYHLRALSFVRNTVDGITLHQVVARMLRDDFARRNPAQFEAVRHQAFVLLAERFHSVDQRMQMRLSAHILELYREFLPSAHAYANFSSSLKPGEQKPFRQEDMPYLQRFLQASIRGSDWQSELVDSADYPVLLEEIAAHFSEGIFIVRDEKGTPLAFCAGVWLHALSMPLLERYAPGCRGMLGEEASSLHRLPPEAADTIFVLLSAVNYEHSLYRPEELGALLMQQWLVRMTGGLRGILAAGDPQLNSLLSILGFKACGKATGFAGIELTTWELDFRQTSFDQWIQRIIRQTETAAGQPAHQREDEYPRAIDRSVMKQMLERLFDPDKLEELSVVRRLGWDGMQVRDIIQGILADERPMEPLTLLEKEILIASYLRKERNKSQLAASFHMSRATFYRHMRLAEKHLAFVLSDLMRSGF, encoded by the coding sequence ATGGAGAAGATTGCAAAACATCGCATCATCGGTTTGGATCGGGAAATGATGAGTTTCACGGATTGGCTGGCGGATCCCCGGGCGCAGACATCCATTTTTTCAATATCAGGAATTGGCGGCATTGGCAAAACAACGCTGCTGCTGCAAATGGCCCGCACGGCAAGGCAGTCCTCCGTGCGTTCCCTTTGGCTGGACGGGCAAGGAGGCTTAACGACGTCGGGCGCTTTTTTGGCGAGTCTGGAGATGAGTCTTGCAACCGAATACGGCAGAACCAGGGCTCCGGAATCCGCGCTGCTGCCATACATCGTTAACGAGCTTCAGCTGCAGCGTACCGTGTTGTTCATAGACAATGGCGAGGAGACCGAAAAGCTGGAAGGGTGGCTGTTCTCCCGATTTCTTCCTGAGTTGAAGTCCGCCCGCGTGTTGATCGTATGTGCCTCGCGCAATGGACTGCCGCTCAAGTGGCAGACGAATCCGGAATGGAAGTCCCAAATCCAAAGGTTCCCTTTGCGGCTGTTTACGCGAGAAGAGGTCTACGATTATTTAGACGGCAGCGGATTGTCTGCGGAATGGCAAAGGGCTATTGCCGAGAAGACGGAAGGCCATCCGTTGTCGCTTGCCTTGACCGTGGATATGCTGCTATCCGAGTCTGTGGTGCAGTGGGATGTATGGCAAGAGGTTCCGGCTGTATTGAGCGCCGAATTTTTGCGGGAAGCGGCTTCTCCTGGCGTGTACCGCGCGCTGACGGTTTTGTCGCTTCTGCCTGCAGCCGACGAGAACATGCTGAACCGGATGTTGGATACACCCTTGGAAGGGGCGGACTATTACCATCTGAGGGCACTTTCGTTCGTACGGAATACGGTGGATGGGATAACGCTGCACCAGGTCGTTGCTCGGATGTTACGGGATGACTTTGCGCGCAGAAACCCCGCACAATTCGAAGCGGTTCGCCATCAGGCGTTCGTCCTGCTGGCGGAACGATTCCATTCGGTCGATCAACGGATGCAGATGCGCCTGAGCGCCCACATCTTGGAGCTGTACCGCGAATTTTTGCCCTCGGCCCATGCATATGCCAATTTCTCGTCAAGCCTGAAACCCGGCGAACAGAAGCCGTTCCGGCAGGAGGATATGCCGTATTTGCAGCGTTTTTTGCAGGCGTCTATTCGGGGTTCCGACTGGCAGTCCGAGCTGGTCGACTCTGCCGATTACCCGGTTTTGCTGGAGGAGATTGCAGCTCATTTTTCCGAAGGAATCTTTATCGTGCGGGACGAAAAAGGGACGCCGTTGGCGTTCTGCGCAGGCGTATGGCTGCATGCCTTAAGTATGCCATTGTTGGAACGATATGCGCCTGGGTGCAGGGGAATGCTGGGAGAGGAGGCTTCCTCGCTGCATCGGCTTCCTCCGGAGGCGGCCGATACGATATTTGTGCTGTTATCTGCGGTAAATTACGAACATTCCCTGTATCGTCCCGAAGAGCTGGGAGCTTTGCTGATGCAGCAATGGCTGGTTCGTATGACTGGCGGTCTGCGGGGGATTTTGGCGGCGGGGGATCCGCAGTTGAATTCCTTATTGTCGATCCTGGGATTCAAAGCGTGCGGGAAAGCGACGGGATTTGCGGGCATCGAATTGACGACATGGGAGCTGGATTTTAGGCAAACGAGCTTTGATCAGTGGATTCAGCGGATCATCCGGCAAACGGAGACAGCAGCAGGACAACCGGCACATCAACGGGAGGATGAGTATCCCCGGGCCATTGATAGAAGCGTAATGAAGCAAATGCTGGAACGGCTGTTCGATCCGGACAAGCTGGAGGAACTCTCTGTCGTTCGACGATTGGGTTGGGACGGGATGCAGGTGAGGGACATCATTCAAGGGATTCTGGCCGACGAACGTCCGATGGAACCTTTGACGCTATTGGAGAAGGAAATTCTCATCGCAAGTTATCTGCGCAAGGAGCGGAACAAAAGCCAGCTCGCAGCATCCTTTCATATGAGCAGAGCCACCTTTTACCGTCATATGCGTTTGGCCGAAAAACATCTGGCTTTTGTGCTAAGCGATTTGATGAGGTCCGGATTCTGA